The following proteins are encoded in a genomic region of Reichenbachiella sp.:
- a CDS encoding aminodeoxychorismate/anthranilate synthase component II, with translation MKTLVLDNYDSFTYNLVHILRELEGDESMDVFRNDEISLEAVGKYDRILLSPGPGLPAESGILLDVIKKYAKDKSIFGVCLGHQAIGEVFGAKLYNLPTVLHGIATNVKVQAKDPLFQDIPENFKVCRYHSWAIDPKQAGDLNVTAVDDNGEIMAVAHKEYAVRGVQFHPESILTEHGIKLMENWINA, from the coding sequence ATGAAGACATTAGTTTTAGATAATTACGATTCGTTCACCTACAACCTGGTGCACATTCTTAGGGAGTTAGAAGGAGACGAAAGCATGGATGTTTTTCGCAACGATGAGATCTCTCTTGAGGCAGTTGGCAAATATGACCGGATCTTGCTTTCGCCTGGTCCTGGTTTGCCAGCAGAAAGTGGGATTTTGCTAGATGTGATCAAAAAGTACGCGAAGGATAAATCCATTTTTGGAGTGTGTTTAGGTCATCAGGCGATAGGCGAAGTGTTTGGTGCCAAGCTTTACAATTTACCTACCGTATTGCATGGTATAGCTACGAATGTGAAGGTTCAGGCAAAAGATCCTTTGTTTCAAGATATTCCAGAAAATTTCAAGGTATGTCGTTATCACAGTTGGGCGATAGACCCAAAGCAAGCTGGAGATTTGAATGTGACGGCTGTTGATGATAATGGTGAAATCATGGCCGTAGCGCATAAAGAATATGCGGTAAGAGGAGTGCAGTTTCACCCTGAATCTATTCTTACCGAACACGGGATTAAACTCATGGAAAACTGGATTAATGCTTAA
- a CDS encoding anthranilate synthase component I family protein, whose product MKQFKIYSKTREILGDILTPVSIYLKIRDQFPNSFLLESSDYHAKENSISYIAFSPLAEFKVEKGHVIQQLPGESAEFSNLIDINALDAFQQFLGSFQTKKDENVRYTKAGLFGFTAYEGVQLFENITFDSQKIKDFEIPLMQYFFFEYVIAFDHFSNKIFITHNALEDESQGFKLDEIEMLISSNNTPEYSFQSNGVVESNMTDAEYRASVLKAIEHCQRGDTFQMVLSRSFSTQFRGDEFLLYRALRSINPSPYLFYFDYGSFKIFGSSPEAQLEVNDGQAAIFPIAGTYKRTGDDEQDAVAAKALSEDEKETSEHVMLVDLARNDLSKSGDRVTVEKFKEIQFFSHVIHLVSKVSTYLKKGKTAVDLATDTFPAGTLSGAPKHRAMQLIDEYESSQRGYYGGMIGLMDFHGNFNHAILIRSFLSQNNKLHFRAGAGVVAKSDPDSEVQEVYNKVGALESAIRKADSINKKLEAQQ is encoded by the coding sequence ATGAAACAATTTAAAATCTATTCGAAGACACGTGAAATACTTGGAGATATATTGACTCCGGTAAGTATTTACTTAAAAATAAGGGACCAATTCCCAAATTCTTTCTTGCTGGAAAGTTCAGATTACCATGCGAAAGAGAATAGTATTTCTTATATCGCATTTTCCCCTCTGGCCGAATTTAAAGTGGAAAAGGGGCATGTGATCCAGCAGTTACCTGGCGAATCGGCCGAATTCTCAAACCTGATAGATATAAATGCATTAGATGCATTTCAGCAATTCTTAGGGAGCTTCCAAACGAAGAAGGATGAGAATGTTCGGTATACCAAAGCTGGTTTGTTTGGCTTTACAGCGTATGAGGGAGTTCAGCTATTTGAGAATATTACATTCGATTCTCAAAAGATCAAGGACTTTGAGATTCCATTGATGCAATACTTTTTCTTTGAATACGTCATTGCCTTTGATCATTTCTCTAACAAGATATTTATTACGCACAATGCCCTTGAAGACGAAAGTCAGGGTTTTAAATTGGATGAAATAGAAATGCTCATCTCATCCAATAATACTCCCGAGTACTCCTTTCAGTCAAATGGGGTGGTGGAATCCAACATGACGGATGCAGAATACAGAGCCAGTGTACTGAAGGCCATAGAGCACTGCCAAAGGGGAGACACATTTCAAATGGTTTTGTCTCGAAGTTTTAGTACCCAGTTCAGAGGAGATGAATTTTTGCTTTATCGAGCATTACGGAGTATAAACCCTTCCCCTTATTTATTCTATTTTGATTATGGATCGTTCAAAATTTTTGGTTCATCGCCAGAGGCTCAGTTGGAAGTGAACGATGGGCAGGCAGCAATTTTCCCAATAGCCGGAACCTACAAGCGAACAGGAGATGATGAACAAGATGCTGTGGCGGCAAAGGCGTTGTCCGAGGACGAAAAAGAGACTTCAGAGCACGTAATGCTGGTAGACCTAGCAAGAAATGATTTGAGTAAATCTGGAGATCGAGTAACCGTAGAGAAATTTAAGGAGATTCAGTTCTTTTCACATGTCATCCATTTGGTGTCAAAAGTGTCTACTTATCTAAAAAAAGGAAAAACGGCTGTTGATTTGGCTACGGATACTTTTCCTGCGGGGACACTTTCTGGAGCTCCCAAACATAGAGCGATGCAATTGATTGATGAATATGAAAGCTCTCAAAGAGGTTATTATGGAGGAATGATTGGTTTGATGGATTTCCATGGCAATTTCAATCACGCCATTTTGATTCGCTCATTCTTGAGCCAGAATAACAAATTACATTTTAGAGCTGGCGCAGGAGTGGTAGCGAAATCGGACCCTGATAGCGAGGTTCAAGAGGTTTATAACAAAGTAGGTGCATTGGAATCAGCTATTAGAAAGGCGGATAGCATCAATAAAAAATTAGAAGCACAGCAATAA
- a CDS encoding TerB family tellurite resistance protein, translating to MSSELDVKQQLSLLVHLSKVDNFIAEPESKMIHYLGNLHGLTEDDIETIIDNPMPIPELHDLHPDTKFEYLFNIVQLMKVDGKVFQSEIDFCEKIALKLGYKPGVIADLSAYVYSDPTINTSKTFLRSIVDEHLMPRKKK from the coding sequence ATGTCATCAGAGTTAGATGTAAAGCAGCAGTTGAGTTTGCTTGTCCACCTGTCAAAGGTTGATAATTTTATTGCAGAACCTGAATCAAAAATGATTCACTATCTAGGCAATTTGCACGGACTTACTGAAGATGACATTGAGACTATTATTGATAACCCAATGCCTATTCCTGAATTGCATGATTTGCACCCAGACACTAAGTTTGAGTACCTATTCAATATTGTACAGCTCATGAAGGTAGATGGCAAGGTATTCCAATCCGAAATTGACTTTTGCGAAAAAATCGCGCTTAAATTAGGCTACAAACCTGGAGTAATTGCAGACTTGTCAGCTTACGTATATAGTGACCCTACGATCAATACGAGTAAAACATTCTTGAGAAGTATTGTGGACGAGCACTTGATGCCTCGCAAAAAGAAATAA
- a CDS encoding outer membrane beta-barrel protein has translation MKRLLLLVLMLVSFSSQAQFWFGPKIGGQIIVPQYQAESRRDSFKISNKVNWHAGIGMDYSTEGHFEVHTELMYMRVNNRTQAKDIFQDQTLDSKTVNHFLTAPLMARVVFMKNSRFKVFVEAGPRLSWWLGGKGTIISDETEENASEPGTPVKFNVQFVKEELDEINVGDYNDKLIVTKPNRLQYALDFGVGWLFDITPSQRAIVDAKISWAHSNMAFNDGTTFSNINNYEEDLEYRSHMFVVSVAYMFGYNPALTTKGKSTSNVGGKKAKKYKR, from the coding sequence ATGAAAAGATTATTGTTATTAGTGTTAATGTTGGTTTCGTTTTCCAGTCAGGCTCAATTTTGGTTTGGACCTAAAATTGGAGGACAAATTATTGTGCCGCAATATCAAGCTGAATCAAGAAGAGATTCTTTCAAAATTTCCAACAAAGTGAATTGGCATGCAGGAATTGGCATGGATTATTCTACTGAAGGGCATTTTGAAGTGCATACCGAGCTGATGTATATGCGGGTAAATAATAGAACACAAGCAAAGGATATCTTTCAGGATCAAACCCTCGATAGTAAAACGGTGAATCACTTTCTTACGGCTCCCCTCATGGCTCGTGTGGTGTTTATGAAAAACAGCCGATTCAAGGTGTTTGTTGAAGCTGGGCCGAGATTAAGTTGGTGGCTTGGGGGAAAGGGGACTATTATTTCTGATGAAACAGAGGAAAATGCATCTGAACCAGGAACTCCTGTAAAATTCAATGTGCAATTTGTGAAAGAGGAACTTGATGAAATTAATGTTGGTGATTACAACGATAAGCTTATAGTAACTAAACCAAACCGGCTGCAATATGCGCTTGACTTTGGCGTGGGTTGGTTGTTTGATATTACGCCATCACAACGAGCTATAGTAGACGCCAAAATAAGCTGGGCTCATTCAAATATGGCCTTCAATGATGGGACGACTTTCTCAAATATTAATAACTATGAAGAAGACCTAGAGTATCGATCTCATATGTTTGTTGTTTCCGTAGCCTATATGTTCGGATATAATCCAGCTTTGACCACAAAAGGAAAAAGTACCTCAAATGTGGGCGGGAAGAAAGCTAAAAAATACAAGAGGTAA